In the genome of Helicobacter colisuis, one region contains:
- a CDS encoding rhodanese-like domain-containing protein: MQYYGKNYKSLAKAIYKEDLKDILENEEWICVDIRMPEDFRRGHLRGARNITTKEELQEVLNQDKKILINCYLGHSASLLGTDLVEAGYLNIYYLDEAVANCL; encoded by the coding sequence ATGCAGTATTACGGAAAAAATTATAAAAGTCTTGCAAAGGCGATTTATAAAGAAGATTTAAAAGATATTTTAGAAAATGAAGAGTGGATTTGTGTGGATATCCGAATGCCAGAGGATTTTAGAAGAGGGCATTTAAGGGGTGCTAGAAATATTACAACCAAAGAAGAATTGCAAGAAGTTTTAAATCAAGATAAAAAGATTCTAATTAATTGTTATTTAGGGCATTCTGCATCTTTGCTTGGAACTGATTTGGTAGAAGCAGGGTATTTAAATATCTATTATTTAGATGAGGCAGTGGCAAATTGCCTCTAA
- the rsmD gene encoding 16S rRNA (guanine(966)-N(2))-methyltransferase RsmD: MQTDNFKKATLKVIGGVFKGRNLQMAPLEITRSSKAILKESLFNTLNYDVVGANFVEFFAGSGSVGIEALSRGAKSAIFFEQNRESYEILKSNIQKVCKDCDCQVIFGDTFENYKETLKGIKDFSIGYFDPPFDMREGMGGIYEKCFKVVKSLDSNVFGIVVLEHISSLKIPQKLGDFECVKTRKFGKSALSYFVKG, from the coding sequence ATGCAAACAGACAATTTTAAAAAAGCAACTCTAAAGGTTATTGGCGGAGTTTTTAAAGGCAGGAATCTTCAAATGGCTCCTTTGGAAATCACTCGTTCTTCTAAAGCAATCTTAAAAGAGTCGCTTTTTAATACATTAAATTATGATGTAGTAGGAGCTAATTTTGTAGAGTTTTTTGCAGGGAGTGGGAGTGTTGGCATTGAAGCGTTAAGCAGGGGAGCTAAAAGTGCTATATTTTTTGAGCAAAATAGAGAATCTTATGAAATTTTAAAAAGCAATATTCAAAAGGTCTGTAAAGATTGTGATTGTCAAGTTATTTTTGGCGATACTTTTGAAAATTACAAAGAAACACTAAAGGGAATTAAGGATTTTAGTATTGGCTATTTTGATCCACCTTTTGATATGCGCGAGGGAATGGGGGGAATTTATGAAAAATGCTTTAAGGTGGTTAAGAGTTTGGATTCTAATGTTTTTGGCATTGTGGTATTAGAGCATATTTCTAGCCTTAAAATCCCTCAAAAACTAGGTGATTTTGAATGTGTAAAAACAAGAAAGTTTGGCAAAAGTGCTTTAAGTTATTTTGTAAAAGGATAA
- the aroQ gene encoding type II 3-dehydroquinate dehydratase — MKVIVIQGPNLNMLGIRDPRIYGPAKLETIHQNIQNHAEQIGLEVDFFQSNFEGEIVDKIQEALGQYDGIVINPAAYSHTSIAIRDAISAVNLPAIEVHISNIHAREDFRHKSITAGVCAGVVAGFGPMGYHLALQGLSQILNEIQAIKQAREQQAQATNS; from the coding sequence ATGAAAGTGATTGTTATCCAAGGTCCAAATCTTAATATGTTAGGTATTAGAGATCCTAGAATCTATGGACCTGCAAAACTTGAAACAATTCACCAAAATATTCAAAACCACGCTGAACAAATTGGCTTAGAAGTGGATTTTTTTCAAAGTAATTTTGAAGGAGAAATTGTCGATAAAATCCAAGAAGCACTCGGACAATACGATGGAATTGTCATCAATCCAGCTGCTTATTCTCACACTTCTATTGCTATTCGTGATGCTATTAGCGCGGTTAATCTCCCAGCTATTGAAGTGCATATCAGCAATATCCATGCAAGAGAAGATTTTCGCCACAAAAGTATAACCGCAGGAGTTTGCGCAGGAGTTGTCGCAGGGTTTGGTCCTATGGGCTATCATTTAGCATTACAGGGGCTTTCACAGATTCTTAATGAGATTCAAGCTATCAAACAAGCTAGAGAACAACAAGCTCAAGCCACAAATTCATAG
- a CDS encoding M24 family metallopeptidase produces the protein MENFIIRDENALYFETHYSCDNAIFLAIGQKGYFITDGRYETEAKEHIKSTQYEIEILISHDLIRTAKNILKKYEKATFIFNPQEFSLYFYEKLTSGLKINFVPKPNFHQEKRICKTKEEIALIEHSQKLNIKAFDKFAAWISKNAKDKNEAFLHFKSQAFLTKKGKYDLSFNPIVGINANAAKPHALPSNDQLLKGDLLLFDAGIKYQRYCSDRTRTGYFGKNGFNFKKEQHFKDSTLQKIYDIVLKAQENAIKHAKAGMLACEIDALARNVIEKAGYGKYFVHSTGHGIGLDIHELPIISARSKTRIEEGMVFSIEPGIYIPNKYGVRIEDLVVIESNGARILGE, from the coding sequence ATGGAAAATTTCATTATTAGAGATGAAAATGCCCTTTATTTTGAAACACACTATAGTTGTGATAATGCCATTTTTTTAGCCATTGGTCAAAAAGGATATTTCATTACCGATGGTCGTTATGAGACAGAGGCAAAAGAGCATATTAAAAGCACTCAATATGAGATTGAAATTCTAATTAGCCACGATCTCATACGCACTGCAAAAAATATTTTAAAAAAATATGAAAAGGCTACTTTTATTTTTAATCCACAAGAATTTTCACTCTATTTTTACGAGAAACTCACCAGTGGTTTAAAAATCAACTTTGTGCCCAAGCCAAATTTCCATCAAGAAAAACGAATCTGTAAAACCAAAGAAGAAATTGCACTTATTGAGCATTCTCAAAAGCTAAATATTAAAGCCTTTGACAAGTTTGCAGCGTGGATTTCTAAAAATGCTAAAGACAAAAATGAGGCTTTTTTGCATTTTAAATCCCAAGCCTTTTTAACCAAAAAAGGCAAATATGATTTAAGCTTTAATCCTATTGTTGGAATCAATGCAAATGCCGCAAAGCCACATGCTCTGCCCTCTAATGATCAGCTCTTAAAAGGCGATTTGTTGCTTTTTGATGCAGGAATAAAATACCAAAGGTATTGCTCAGATAGGACAAGGACAGGGTATTTTGGCAAAAACGGCTTTAACTTCAAAAAAGAGCAACATTTCAAAGATTCAACACTACAAAAAATCTATGATATTGTTTTAAAAGCACAAGAAAATGCTATCAAACACGCCAAAGCTGGAATGTTAGCTTGTGAAATTGATGCTCTAGCGCGCAATGTTATTGAAAAAGCGGGTTATGGCAAATATTTTGTGCATTCTACAGGTCATGGCATAGGCTTAGACATTCACGAACTTCCCATTATTTCAGCACGCTCTAAAACTCGCATTGAAGAGGGAATGGTTTTTTCTATTGAACCTGGCATTTATATTCCCAATAAATATGGCGTTAGAATCGAAGATTTAGTGGTGATAGAAAGCAATGGAGCAAGAATTCTTGGAGAATAA
- the folK gene encoding 2-amino-4-hydroxy-6-hydroxymethyldihydropteridine diphosphokinase, with protein MEQEFLENKPCLNSYFGSKSYKITSLKKDFLLYTPKHFPKNNTFSLTRKIPKSRFIRPPSPYDLFKNNSKLKSYTLLGIGSNQGDSLTIFWKLFLRLKKKNAIIAYSPFLKNPAFGYTQQADFYNGIVWIKTQLCCADFFSFCFYLERIFGRKRKREFKNAPRTLDLDILGFKNKTIRFKHLCIPHKEWANRPSVTIPLKGFL; from the coding sequence ATGGAGCAAGAATTCTTGGAGAATAAACCTTGCTTGAATTCTTATTTTGGAAGCAAATCTTACAAAATTACTTCACTCAAAAAAGACTTTTTGCTCTACACCCCTAAACACTTCCCCAAAAACAATACCTTTTCTCTTACAAGAAAAATCCCAAAATCTCGATTCATACGCCCACCAAGCCCTTATGATTTGTTTAAAAATAATTCAAAGCTAAAATCTTACACACTTTTAGGTATAGGTAGCAATCAAGGAGATTCTTTGACAATTTTTTGGAAACTTTTTTTAAGGCTCAAAAAGAAAAATGCTATAATTGCTTATTCACCTTTTTTAAAAAATCCAGCCTTTGGATACACCCAACAAGCTGATTTTTATAATGGTATAGTTTGGATTAAAACACAACTTTGTTGTGCTGATTTTTTTAGTTTTTGTTTTTACTTGGAAAGAATTTTTGGGCGAAAAAGAAAAAGAGAATTTAAAAATGCGCCAAGGACTCTAGATCTTGATATTTTAGGATTCAAAAACAAAACTATTCGCTTCAAACATTTGTGTATTCCACACAAAGAATGGGCAAATAGACCAAGTGTAACTATCCCTCTTAAAGGATTTTTATGA
- the flhF gene encoding flagellar biosynthesis protein FlhF has product MKLFTYNAETSALALAEAKKELGDEFSIISQKKLADGNYEISVAISEEDLKQLKTKQEQTKKEQPLPIRNNNIAERLELIAQKELERKRAAQSLQNLPEDVSLQLSDAVRQISQIAGVNTKIPPKSTYPKELPSPQIKDDSTPQKPKETAKVKKQEEIQDLSNLRIIRSEIDKLNDKIKLIQNMFWEERGPKKEGLIIPHEFAEIYRIAKASGMAKEHLEKIMQLTLELMPIKMRENSVLIKRYFREVLRKMVYARTENLNNNVKNIMMLVGPTGVGKTTTLAKLAARYSRMLNKNYKVGIITLDTYRIGAVDQLMFYAKKMKLSIDTVVDTEEFVGALDSLKYCDYILIDTVGSSQHDRAKLESLKSFVNADPNTKIDVSLVMSATTKYEDLKDIYHTFSTLGIDTLIFTKLDETHSYGNIFSLIYDTKKATSYFSIGQEVPNDLMVATSDFLIDCLLDGLIR; this is encoded by the coding sequence ATGAAATTATTTACTTATAATGCTGAAACTTCTGCCCTTGCTTTAGCGGAAGCCAAGAAAGAACTCGGTGATGAATTTTCCATCATCTCACAAAAAAAACTTGCCGATGGTAACTATGAAATCTCTGTTGCCATTAGCGAAGAAGATTTAAAACAGCTCAAAACCAAGCAAGAGCAAACTAAAAAAGAGCAGCCACTTCCTATTAGAAACAACAATATCGCAGAGCGTCTAGAGCTCATTGCCCAAAAAGAGTTAGAAAGAAAACGCGCCGCCCAAAGTCTGCAGAATCTACCCGAAGATGTTTCCTTACAACTCTCTGATGCAGTGCGCCAAATCTCTCAAATCGCTGGAGTTAATACTAAGATTCCGCCAAAATCCACTTATCCAAAAGAGTTACCATCACCTCAAATTAAAGATGATTCCACTCCCCAAAAACCCAAAGAAACCGCTAAAGTAAAGAAACAAGAAGAAATCCAAGATCTATCAAATTTAAGAATTATTCGCAGTGAAATTGATAAACTTAATGATAAAATCAAACTTATACAAAATATGTTTTGGGAAGAAAGGGGACCTAAAAAAGAAGGCTTGATTATCCCTCACGAATTTGCAGAAATCTATCGTATTGCCAAAGCAAGCGGAATGGCAAAGGAGCATTTAGAAAAAATTATGCAGCTTACTTTGGAGTTAATGCCTATTAAAATGCGCGAAAATTCTGTGCTAATTAAGCGTTATTTCCGTGAAGTTTTGAGAAAAATGGTCTATGCAAGAACAGAAAATCTAAATAATAATGTCAAAAACATTATGATGCTTGTAGGTCCAACTGGGGTGGGTAAAACCACGACTTTAGCCAAACTTGCTGCGCGCTATTCTAGAATGCTTAATAAAAACTACAAAGTAGGAATCATCACCCTTGATACTTACAGGATTGGTGCAGTAGATCAACTTATGTTTTATGCTAAGAAAATGAAACTAAGCATTGACACTGTTGTGGATACAGAAGAATTTGTTGGCGCACTTGATTCGCTTAAATATTGCGATTATATCTTAATTGACACGGTCGGAAGCTCCCAGCACGATAGAGCCAAACTTGAATCTCTTAAAAGTTTTGTCAATGCTGATCCTAACACCAAAATTGATGTAAGTCTTGTAATGAGTGCAACCACAAAATATGAGGATTTAAAAGATATTTATCACACCTTTTCTACACTAGGGATTGACACGCTTATTTTTACTAAACTAGATGAAACTCACAGCTATGGAAATATTTTCTCTCTTATTTATGATACAAAAAAAGCAACTAGTTATTTTTCAATCGGACAAGAAGTGCCCAATGATTTAATGGTCGCTACTAGCGATTTTTTAATTGATTGCTTGTTAGATGGATTAATTCGATAA
- a CDS encoding P-loop NTPase has translation MKNQAANLELLLDTTKKTNTKFITITSGKGGVGKSTFSANLAYKLWQLGFKVGIFDADIGLANLDILFGVRCEKNLLHVLKNQVKLKDIIIPIEHNLYLIPGDSGTDIFRYKSEFMFEALIEDSSFLDSLDFILIDTGAGIGEYTQTFLKNSDDSIVITIPDPAAITDAYATIKLTATFKDRIFMLINMTKNQEEAEMIFNKIQKIAQNNIENIRLEYLGKLTKTPLISRYSKNRALFVKEEPNCNASMEIEKIARSLAAKLEQNVLVQEDKKFGKFLKKILGHF, from the coding sequence ATGAAAAATCAAGCTGCAAATTTAGAACTTCTCCTTGACACAACAAAAAAAACTAATACCAAATTTATCACCATTACAAGCGGAAAAGGTGGAGTTGGAAAATCTACCTTTAGCGCAAATCTTGCTTATAAACTTTGGCAACTTGGCTTTAAAGTTGGGATTTTTGATGCAGATATTGGACTTGCAAACTTAGATATTCTCTTTGGAGTCCGATGCGAAAAGAATCTCTTGCATGTGCTAAAAAATCAAGTTAAGCTAAAAGACATTATTATCCCTATTGAACACAATCTTTATTTAATTCCAGGTGATTCAGGCACAGATATTTTTCGCTACAAGAGCGAATTTATGTTTGAAGCGCTCATTGAAGATTCTAGCTTTTTAGATTCTTTGGATTTTATCTTAATTGACACAGGAGCAGGAATTGGAGAATACACCCAAACTTTTTTAAAGAATAGTGATGATTCCATTGTGATTACAATCCCAGATCCAGCAGCTATCACTGATGCATATGCCACTATCAAACTTACTGCTACTTTCAAAGATAGAATCTTTATGCTCATTAATATGACAAAAAATCAAGAAGAAGCCGAAATGATCTTTAACAAAATCCAAAAAATTGCACAAAATAATATTGAAAATATTCGCTTAGAATACCTCGGAAAACTTACTAAAACACCACTCATTAGTCGCTACAGCAAAAATCGCGCTCTTTTTGTCAAAGAGGAGCCAAACTGCAACGCTTCAATGGAAATTGAAAAAATTGCAAGATCCTTAGCAGCAAAATTGGAACAAAATGTGCTAGTGCAGGAAGATAAAAAGTTTGGGAAATTTCTCAAAAAAATTTTAGGACATTTTTAA
- a CDS encoding RNA polymerase sigma factor FliA, which produces MLKTSRGYENIIKQNQDNLALAYLPALKALAARLKERLPASVEFSDLVSIGTEELIKLARKYDQNLNDSFWGYAKSRVYGAMLDYLRGLDCMSRQTRTLAKSIDKEIAKYYNEHQEEPDNAYLSKILNEDIEKIKEARNASEIYGILPLDEELSATQEDKTFNKIEKQELVEIIQNILESASQNEQLVIQLYYYEELNFKEISEILEISESRISQIHKAVIRKIRAYLEERGIDG; this is translated from the coding sequence ATGTTGAAAACTTCTAGAGGATATGAAAATATCATCAAACAAAATCAAGATAATCTAGCATTAGCCTATTTACCTGCTCTCAAAGCACTTGCAGCAAGACTTAAAGAAAGATTACCTGCAAGTGTAGAATTTTCTGATTTAGTGTCCATAGGCACAGAAGAACTTATCAAACTTGCACGCAAATACGATCAAAACCTTAATGATTCTTTTTGGGGTTATGCAAAATCAAGAGTTTATGGTGCTATGCTTGATTATTTAAGGGGGCTTGATTGTATGAGTCGCCAAACAAGAACACTCGCAAAAAGCATTGATAAAGAAATTGCAAAATACTATAACGAACACCAAGAAGAACCAGATAATGCCTATCTTAGCAAGATTTTAAATGAAGATATTGAAAAAATCAAAGAAGCAAGAAATGCTAGTGAAATCTATGGAATCTTGCCACTAGATGAAGAATTAAGTGCAACACAAGAAGATAAAACTTTTAATAAAATAGAAAAGCAAGAACTAGTTGAAATTATTCAAAATATCTTGGAATCTGCATCACAAAATGAACAACTTGTAATACAGCTTTACTATTATGAAGAATTAAACTTTAAAGAAATTTCAGAAATTTTAGAAATTAGCGAATCAAGGATTTCACAAATCCACAAGGCTGTAATTCGTAAAATCAGAGCATACCTTGAAGAAAGGGGGATAGATGGCTGA
- the fliM gene encoding flagellar motor switch protein FliM produces MADILSQEEIDALLEVVDDGGAEPETFEKPATIHQRQITLYDFKRPNRVSKEQLRAFRGIHDKMARSLSSQISAIMRSIVEIQLHSVDQMTYGEFLMSLPSPTSFNVFSMKPLDGTGVLEINPSIAFPMIDRLLGGKGDPYESTREFSDIELNLLDTILRQMMQNLKEAWAPITEIFPNVDVKESSPNVVQIVAQNEIVIMVVMEIIIGHSSGMMNLCYPVISLESVLSRLASRDIMLSETSSKKSRNKELQALLGGAKVNVAAILGETKLTLREVLDLEVGDIMRLDRPADDTVIINVDGREKFLAGIGLHRYRKTIEIKEMIKTEKDQVKEILEMLESQRKSRANEIEDE; encoded by the coding sequence ATGGCTGATATATTAAGTCAAGAAGAAATTGACGCGCTATTAGAAGTCGTGGATGATGGGGGAGCAGAACCCGAAACCTTTGAAAAACCAGCCACCATTCATCAAAGACAAATCACTCTCTATGACTTCAAGCGTCCCAATCGCGTTAGCAAGGAACAATTAAGGGCTTTTAGGGGGATTCACGATAAAATGGCGCGTTCTCTCTCTAGTCAAATTTCAGCTATTATGCGCTCCATTGTTGAGATTCAACTCCATAGCGTGGATCAAATGACTTATGGGGAATTTCTAATGAGTTTGCCAAGTCCAACAAGCTTTAATGTCTTTTCTATGAAACCCCTTGATGGAACTGGTGTTTTAGAAATTAACCCAAGCATTGCATTTCCTATGATTGATAGGCTTTTAGGGGGCAAAGGCGATCCTTATGAATCAACGCGCGAATTTAGCGATATTGAGCTTAATTTATTAGATACTATTTTGCGTCAAATGATGCAAAACCTAAAGGAAGCATGGGCGCCTATTACAGAGATTTTCCCCAATGTAGATGTTAAAGAATCAAGTCCCAATGTTGTACAAATTGTTGCACAAAATGAAATTGTCATCATGGTGGTTATGGAGATTATCATAGGACATAGTAGTGGAATGATGAATCTTTGCTACCCTGTTATTTCTCTAGAATCTGTCCTTTCTCGCCTTGCTAGTCGTGATATTATGCTTAGTGAAACTAGCTCTAAAAAATCTCGCAATAAAGAGCTTCAAGCCCTTTTGGGTGGAGCCAAAGTCAATGTTGCTGCTATCCTTGGTGAAACCAAACTCACGCTAAGGGAAGTTTTGGATTTGGAAGTAGGCGATATTATGCGACTTGATCGACCTGCTGATGACACCGTGATTATTAATGTAGATGGTAGGGAAAAATTCCTAGCTGGTATTGGGCTACACCGATACCGCAAAACTATTGAAATCAAAGAAATGATTAAAACCGAAAAAGATCAAGTCAAAGAAATCTTAGAAATGCTTGAATCACAACGAAAATCAAGAGCGAATGAAATTGAAGATGAATAG
- the fliY gene encoding flagellar motor switch protein FliY, with the protein MLNNFLNLITQESISTIEGLLGQAPDVSYLQEKDNDKSAIEAPMARVDIEADNGAKLAFFISPKVATALADMMLGGEGSAKETMDDDDLDATKEIVSNIFGAVSTSLGAQKELPKLSFNLKNIQFISETSDLEIDHFASFYTFSFNLGGIQDSLFLAFSETFENLFKENPQETPQESPQPSPQNTSHQDDTTLEFNNAEMKNMAMLLDVRLQVKVRIGQKKMLLKDVIAMDIGSVVELNQLANDPLEVLVDDKVIAKGEVVIVDGNFGIQITEIAPKKDRIEQLM; encoded by the coding sequence ATGCTTAATAATTTTTTAAACCTCATCACACAAGAAAGTATCTCCACTATTGAAGGTTTATTAGGTCAAGCCCCAGATGTTAGCTATTTGCAAGAAAAAGATAATGACAAATCTGCTATTGAAGCTCCTATGGCTAGAGTGGATATTGAAGCAGACAATGGTGCTAAACTTGCTTTTTTTATTTCTCCAAAAGTCGCGACTGCCCTTGCTGATATGATGTTAGGCGGAGAAGGAAGCGCAAAAGAAACAATGGATGATGATGATTTAGATGCAACCAAAGAGATTGTATCTAATATTTTTGGCGCAGTTTCTACTTCTCTTGGTGCACAAAAAGAATTGCCAAAGCTTAGCTTTAATCTCAAAAATATTCAATTTATCAGCGAAACCTCTGATTTAGAAATCGATCATTTTGCGAGTTTTTATACTTTTTCTTTTAACTTAGGTGGTATCCAAGATTCTTTATTTTTGGCTTTTTCGGAAACTTTTGAGAATCTTTTCAAAGAAAATCCCCAAGAAACCCCCCAGGAATCACCCCAACCTTCACCCCAAAATACAAGTCATCAAGATGACACCACCTTAGAATTCAACAATGCAGAAATGAAAAATATGGCAATGTTGCTTGATGTGCGTTTGCAAGTCAAGGTGCGAATTGGACAAAAAAAAATGCTTTTAAAAGATGTTATTGCTATGGATATTGGAAGTGTTGTAGAATTAAACCAGCTTGCCAATGATCCTTTAGAAGTCTTGGTAGATGATAAGGTGATTGCTAAAGGAGAAGTTGTGATTGTAGATGGAAACTTTGGAATCCAAATCACAGAAATAGCTCCTAAAAAAGATAGAATCGAACAACTTATGTAA
- the radA gene encoding DNA repair protein RadA: protein MAKKKAQIFECQHCGFQSSKWLGKCSNCGAWESFLELKEEHIEAFNPLNQTSKVTPITEVKEEEFIRFSSGESELDIVLGGGIVLGGMYLVGGSPGVGKSTLLLKISSNLAKMGKNVLYVSGEESSSQIALRAERLEAMNPNLYLLNAIQLEEIIASIKSKERNYTMLVIDSIQTLYSEKIASSPGSVSQVREVTFELMRLAKEWGICVFIIGHITKEGSIAGPRILEHMVDCVLYFEGDSSRELRFLRGFKNRFGNTSEVGIFEMRSNGLVGAKEASRIFFSQKTSSPGSALSVVLEGSRALVLEVQALVSDCAYGMPKRSSTGFDTNRLNMILALLERKLEIPLNRYDVFINVTGGIKILETAADLAIVAAILSSFRNRVLSPQSVFIGEVSLVGDIREVPNVEQRLKEALSLGIDKVILPKKPSQNLGIKCFEVQEVTKIIDWM from the coding sequence ATGGCTAAGAAAAAGGCGCAAATCTTTGAATGTCAGCATTGTGGATTTCAAAGTTCCAAATGGCTTGGAAAATGCTCTAATTGCGGCGCTTGGGAGAGTTTTTTAGAATTAAAAGAAGAGCATATAGAAGCCTTTAATCCCCTAAATCAAACTTCAAAAGTTACACCTATTACAGAGGTTAAAGAAGAAGAATTTATCCGTTTTAGTTCTGGAGAGAGTGAGCTTGATATTGTGCTTGGTGGCGGGATTGTGCTTGGGGGAATGTATCTTGTAGGCGGAAGTCCTGGAGTTGGAAAATCAACTTTATTGCTTAAGATTTCTAGTAATCTTGCCAAAATGGGTAAAAATGTCCTTTATGTAAGTGGCGAGGAGAGTAGCTCACAAATCGCTTTGCGTGCGGAGCGATTAGAAGCAATGAATCCAAATTTATATCTTTTAAATGCAATTCAATTAGAAGAAATTATTGCATCTATTAAAAGTAAAGAGCGCAATTATACAATGCTAGTCATTGATAGTATTCAGACACTTTATAGTGAGAAAATTGCTTCAAGTCCTGGAAGTGTTTCGCAAGTGCGTGAGGTTACTTTTGAATTAATGCGATTGGCTAAGGAATGGGGAATCTGTGTTTTTATTATCGGTCATATTACTAAAGAAGGATCAATTGCTGGTCCTAGAATCTTAGAGCATATGGTAGATTGTGTGTTGTATTTTGAAGGAGATTCTAGTCGTGAATTAAGATTCTTAAGGGGTTTTAAGAATCGTTTTGGAAATACTAGTGAAGTTGGGATTTTTGAGATGAGAAGTAATGGGCTTGTGGGGGCTAAAGAAGCATCAAGAATATTTTTTTCCCAAAAGACTTCAAGTCCAGGAAGTGCCTTAAGCGTGGTTTTGGAAGGAAGTAGGGCGCTAGTTTTAGAAGTTCAAGCCTTAGTGAGCGATTGTGCTTATGGTATGCCAAAACGATCTAGCACAGGTTTTGATACAAATCGTTTAAATATGATTTTAGCTCTATTGGAGAGAAAGCTTGAGATTCCGCTTAACCGCTATGATGTTTTCATTAATGTAACAGGCGGAATTAAAATTTTGGAAACAGCAGCGGATTTAGCCATTGTTGCAGCGATTCTTTCAAGCTTTCGTAATCGCGTGTTATCACCACAAAGTGTATTTATTGGTGAGGTGAGTTTGGTAGGAGATATTAGAGAGGTGCCTAATGTGGAGCAAAGGCTTAAAGAAGCGTTATCTTTAGGGATTGATAAGGTAATTTTGCCTAAAAAACCTTCGCAAAATCTAGGCATTAAATGCTTTGAGGTCCAAGAGGTTACAAAGATTATTGATTGGATGTGA
- the ftsY gene encoding signal recognition particle-docking protein FtsY, with product MFDILKKTLQKTAQSIREILPKANKKLTKEELEEVLIATDMDYDLIELILSPLGDEISKNELEVALLRLFRGESYYDKVQVKQVEAKPCVDLIVGVNGAGKTTTIAKLANRYKKQGKSVILGAGDTFRAAAIEQLTLWGNRLGLPVVASKQGHDPSAVAFDTITSAVAKGMDCVIIDTAGRLHNQSNLQNELQKILRICNKAKEGAPHRKILILDGTQGTSSLDQAKVFSQTLGGVDGVIITKLDGTSKGGAIFSIIHTLRVPILYIGVGEGAEDLIEFDEAKYIQTILDSIFNS from the coding sequence ATGTTTGATATTCTCAAAAAAACTTTACAAAAAACAGCGCAAAGCATTAGGGAAATACTTCCAAAAGCCAATAAAAAGCTCACCAAAGAAGAACTAGAGGAAGTGCTAATTGCAACAGATATGGATTATGATTTAATTGAGTTAATCCTTTCTCCACTAGGAGATGAGATTAGCAAAAATGAGCTTGAAGTTGCATTGCTTAGGCTTTTTAGGGGAGAGAGTTATTATGATAAAGTGCAAGTTAAACAAGTAGAAGCTAAGCCTTGTGTGGATTTGATTGTTGGGGTAAATGGAGCGGGTAAAACCACCACAATTGCAAAGTTGGCTAATCGTTACAAAAAGCAAGGAAAAAGTGTTATTTTGGGCGCAGGAGATACTTTTAGGGCAGCGGCTATTGAGCAGCTAACACTTTGGGGGAATCGCCTTGGTCTCCCAGTAGTTGCTTCTAAACAAGGACACGATCCATCAGCAGTAGCTTTTGATACGATTACTTCAGCGGTGGCAAAAGGAATGGATTGTGTGATTATTGATACGGCAGGGAGATTGCATAATCAAAGTAATTTGCAAAATGAATTGCAAAAAATTTTGCGAATCTGCAACAAAGCAAAAGAGGGTGCGCCTCATAGAAAAATTTTGATTTTAGATGGCACACAGGGTACTTCTAGCCTAGATCAAGCAAAGGTTTTTAGTCAAACTTTGGGTGGTGTTGATGGAGTGATTATCACCAAGCTTGATGGGACAAGTAAGGGTGGGGCTATTTTTAGCATTATTCATACTTTGCGTGTGCCAATTCTTTATATTGGAGTGGGAGAGGGTGCAGAAGATTTGATTGAGTTTGATGAGGCTAAATACATTCAGACAATCTTGGATTCTATTTTTAATTCTTAA